CGTAATTGTGACATCCCTTTGCTATATCAAGAGATCACATGTGCAAGATGACTAGTTTACCAAGTTTAAATGTCAGTTCAAAGGGAAaactttataccagtattcaaaaagtTGAAGCACATGAATGTTAAGTTGTCAAGCTTAATTCTTATTTGGCTGATTTTTCCCCTTTTGTTGATGACCCCAAACATTTCTCCCTTCTTTCGTCTGATTCTGTTGTGAACCCTTGTAATTCTCAAGTTGAATTATTGCCTCAGGTTCagttcatgttttgatctcaagatggtctttaaaaCTCGGGACAAAACGTAGGCTTGGGGATATAGGTTTTCTGAAGAAGAGGGAAACTATGGCTCAAAAATCCCAACCCATAATGACATTCTCTGCCCCAGTTTAAGTTGAGGCACTTTGTTTTGGCTtttgaccgaacttgtcttttgaacaagctgcctacgtaccttttcaggatcaggtcattacgtagttcagactcaatcattgagtctgacaaatcattagagacaacaatgtataccaatctggtcaggtcttttatttggactgtaatataggctaggggtacgggttaaagaaagaaagagttaaataaggctcaaaatcagcaCTTTCATTAAGGGTaacttggtcaaagatcacatgcgcagtatgtcccttattttctttctcttttcttctttttccatttgcttttgttgctctcttttgtttttctctttcatgaagggattcggtcatttttgtttggacttcatttgggactaatcctttgaaattgccccagtgtggggtgtgatcttttgacgggttaatcaaaaattgaattttccaggctcaagaagggcttgcaagggatctctttttgtttcttttgggtagcagaaagatggcctgccatcatttcgagtagccaattgttgtctcatatgacttgccagacCCTAAAGGACCCATACCCAGGTCAAATTTTGtaaactgacttttgaaaaaatactggtttatcatttaggctcaatttggttatcaAATGGTAAATCGTTATTTGGCTTTTTTATAGGAAAGCAGATCGGCCaacgatggccatctatcatttgatcaaaacatgaataatgaACAGTCATTAGATTTATGAAGCAAATCGTTATTTCATTGAATCTCCTTGAGAGTTTACAgggtttctaagaaaaatatttctttaccgcaTCTGAGTTTGTGGGGTGCACCAGATCGGCTCCATCCATGTCTGATAACAATAAggcacctcctgaaaatgctttctttaccacatacggcccttcataatttggggtccacttacctcgggggtcattatgaattggtaaaatctttttcaaaactaGATCTCCTTCTTGAAACCGTCGAATACGCACTTTCTTGTTAAAAgctctcatcattctcctttggtaTAACTGCCCATGAACTATAGCTGTCAATCTTTTTTCTTCAATCAGATTCAACTGGTCATATCTAGATTGCACCCATTCTGCTTCGGTTAACTCTGCTTCTTTTAAGACTCGTAACGATGGAATCTCAACTTCTATCGGAATTACGGCCTCCATTCCGTATaccaaagagaaaggggtagCCCCTGTAGATGTTCGAACAGTGGTTCGATAGGCCAATAAAGCGAAAGGTAACTTCTCATGCCAATCTCTATAGGTCTCCGTCATTTTTTCCAAGATGCTCTTGATGTTCTTATTGGCTGCTTCCACTGCTCCATTCATTTGAGGTCGATAGGGGGCTGAATTATGATGCTTGACCTTGAACTGACTGCATAATTTTGTCATGACCTCGTTGTTCAAGTTTTTAGCATTGTCTGATATTATCCTTTCTGGGATCCCATACCTGCAAATTAATTCTCTCCTGATAAAACGATTGATTACATTTTGAGTGACATTAGAGTATGATGCTGcttctacccattttgtgaagtagtcaatggccacaaaaatgaatcgatgcccattactggccttcggggttatcggtccgatcacatccatgccccatgcTGAGAAAGGCCAAGGTGTAGATAAAACCTGGAGTTGAGTGGGTGGGACTTGTATGCGATCTCCATAGATTTGACACTTATGGCACTTTCGAACATACTCCATACAATCCCGTTCCATGGTTATCCAATAGTATCCACTCCTTAGGATTTTTCGGGCTAACGGGTGTCCTCCCGCATGGGTCCCACAAACGCCGTCGTGTACTTCCTGTATGATTTGTTTTGCCTCTTGCAACTCCACGCACCGTAGGAGGGTCATATCATGATTCCTTTTATACAATATCTCCCCATCTAAGAAGAATCCCATAGCTAGCCTCCGAATTGTCTTTCGGTCATTATTAGAGGCTCCTATGGGATACTCCTTCCATTGAATATATGTTTTGATATCATGAAACCATGGCTTTCCATCAGCTTCTTCTGTCATTATACAATATGCTGGCTCCCTATGCATCCTTATTCGAATGGGTTCAATCTCTATTCCGGACTCAACCTTAAATAAAGCCGCCAATGTTGCTAGCGCATCAGGGATTAAGTTACTCTCTCTCGGTAAATGCGAAAAACTGATGGCATCGAATTCCTGCATCATTTCCTGAATGAACTCCTGGTATGGTATTAATTTGGAATCCCGGGTTTCCCACTTTCCAGTCACCTGATAAATTACCAAAGCGGAATCTCCTTttacaatcaattttttaatgcCTCGGTCAATAGCCGCCTGTAAGCCCAATACGCACGCTTCATACTCTGCTATATTATTGGTACACGGAAAGGTGAGTTTGGCTGTGACTGGGTAATATTTACCCTCTGGTGATATGAGTACAGCCCCTATTCCATGCCCCCATACGTTGGTCGCCCCATCAAATAGCATCATCCACCCAACATTACCttccttttcttgatcaattgaatcaatatcttgatccgGGAAGTCAAACTCCATGGATTGGTAATCATTAACGGCCCTATCAGCCAAATATTCTGCTATAATGCTCCCTTTGACGGCTTTTCTCGTCACATATGTAATATCATATTCAGTCAACAGCATTTGCCAACGAGCCATCCGTCCTGTTACTGCAGGTTTCTCGAAAACATACTTAATCGGATCCATTTTAGAAATCAGCCATGTTGTGTAATACAGCGTGTATTGCCTTAATCTACTAACCACCCACACCAAAGCGCAACACGTCTTCTCCAGGTTAGAGTACCTAGATTCGTATTCCGTGAACTTTTTGCTTAAATAATAGATGGCGCGCTCCTTTCTTCCAGACTCATCGTGTTGTCCTAACACACACCCCATGGAATTCTCTGATACTACTAAGTACAATATAAGAGGCCTTCCAGGTACAGGGGGAACCAAAACTGGAGGGTTCAatagatattcttttattttctcaaatgCTTTCTGACATTCTTCACTCCATTTTTCGGGGTTATCCTTCTTCAGCAGCTTAAATATGGGCTCACAAGTAGCAGTCAACTGAGATATAAATCGAGCTATGTAGTTCAATtggcctaggaaactcctgacttctttttCAGGTTTTGGGACTAGGCATTTCTCGAATAGCTTTTATTTTATCTGGGTCTACTTCAATCCCTTTCTCACTTACgataaatcccaacaattttcCTGAAGAAGCTCCGAATGTACATTTTTCTGGATTTAATTTCAGTTGACATTTTCGTAGCCttttaaatagcttccttaagtTCATCACATGGCTATACTCATCTCGAGACTTAACAATCATGTCGTCCACATATACTTCTATCTCCTTATGCATCAAGTCATGGAATAGCGTTACCATGGCTCTCTGATAGGTTGCCCCTGCATTCTTTAAACCAAAGGGCATAACCTTGTAGCAAAAGGTCCCCCATAAGGTGATGAACGTGGTCTTATCTTTATCTTCTGGGgccatcttaatttgattatatccagaaaacccatccatgaatgaaaacagGGCATGTCCCGCGGTATTGTCTACCAGCACATCTATGTGTGgaagtgggaaattatctttagggctagctttattcaagtctcgatagtcaacacagactctcacttttccatttttcttcattattggaactacattggccatccactctggatatttggctacttctaaaaaaccagcctcaaactgcttctgtacctcttcttttattttgatcaacATATCTGGGCGCATTCTCCTCAGTTTCTGTTTTACCGGTTTGCTATCTGGGTAAATGGGTATTTTATGTGTTACTAAGTCCGTATCCAAACCCGGCATGTCCTGATAGGACCATGCGAAAACATCTTGGTATTCCTTCAAAAGGTTTATCATTTCGCATCTTTCTTTTCCTCCCAACAGTGCCCCGATTTTTACTTCTTTTGGTTCCTCATTAGTCCCCAAATTTATTGTGACCGTGGGGTCGCTACTGGTTAAAGTTGgtttttcatctgatttcaacATTCTTTGCATTTCAGGTGATAAGTCAGTCTCCTCTTCTATTTCAGCTTCTAggattaagttttcaaagttaacatcaATTTCTGGCTCCTGAATACTGGTATGATTATTTTCCCTATCCCTGCATAAAACAAAGGTAAACAATTCTTTGACAAATGACCCAATGATGCAATAAATGCGAAAGAAATGCATACTGGTTTTATTGATGAAAAAGACAAACGGTCCGAGGCAATaatgtccacggattacaaaaagaaagcaaaatgagcAAAAGCCATTACATGAAGTGAATTGGGTAATCAAAAGATGTCCAGTTCTGAATTTCTGCTCCTGTCAATGGGTAGATCCATCTACTCGAGTCATTCATGTGGTCCCCTGATTCTAAGGCCAATATGCTCATCTGTTTCATTTCTTCCTCAAGAGTGACTTGATTGCCCTTTCGAAAGGTCTGATTCATTGGCGGGACTTCTACCCCCCACTTGGTACTTACTCTTCCTGTGCGCCTCTCGATTCGGATTATTCTTTTCTCTTCTGCCTTCTTCTTATGGTCAGCTAAAGTAGGAGTATATCCGATGCCGTATCTCTCATTCATGCCTTCTGGTAACAATGGCATTGCGATGCCCTGAAGATACTTCCCCAACCCTTTTCCCGggcaaaaccttgatttaatcatTTCAGCGGCCACCATGCGCGTGGAAGAAGAGATCCGAGGTTGAGGGATAAAAGATCCCTCCATTATAGTAATGACGTTGATGATCTCAAATGCTCGGAATGAATCTTCATGGGCTTCTTCAGCTGCTTCCACATAGGGAGTGGAAGAAGGTTTAGTAACCATTATATCGGTTTCTCCATAAACACATACCAGTTTATCCCCTACCACAAATTTCACTCGCTGATGCAAAGAGGAGGGAACTGCCCCAGTATTATGTATCCAAGGCCTTCCCAAGAGACAACTGTATGAAGGTGTAATATCCATGACTTGAAAAGTGATATTGAAGGTTACGGGTCCAATCTGAATAGGGATGTCAAGCGACCCTACTGACTCTCTTCGTGTCCCATCGAAGGCACGCACCACCAAATTGTTTGGTGTCACATAAGAAGGATCAATGGGTAACCTTTGCAGTGTAGTCATTGGCATAACATTGAGGGATGACCCATTATCTATCAAGACTCGAGACATCATATGATCCTTACATTTGGTGGATATATGCAGCGCCTTGTTGTGCCCCTGGCCTTCTGGCGGAATTTCTTCATCAGTAAAAGTGATGTAATTGGAGGCTGCTAGACTTCCGATCACATGATTGAATTTATCAACGCTGATATCTTGGGGAATGTAGGCTTGATTCAGGACTTTAAGTAACGCCTCCCGATGGGTTTCTGAATTTAGTAGAAGTGACAAAACAGATATGTGAGCCGGCATTTTCTTTAGTTGGTCCACGATGTTGTACTCGCTATGCTTTATTATCTTCAGGAATTCTTCGGCCTCTCCATTAGATATTGGACTTTTCACTGCCCTGTCTGGTTCCCCTACATTCTGTCGATTTGTTTTAGAAGAATCTGGCATATACACCCTACCACTTCGAGTTATCCCTTTCACCCCTGCTATATTGCTGGTGCTTCCTTCGACATACGCTTCACATTCATATTTCCAGGGTACTGCTTGGTTACTCTTGTATGGGAATGGCCTGGGAGTAGAGATCACCAAGCGAGCTGGCGCTTCCTGTGTGGGAAGAGCCTTGTTCATGGTAGGTATGAATGGTTGATTAGTGCACTGATGATATACCGGCCCGTTTTCCCCaatgactgcaatctctccacttTTGCGGGTACAACCAATCTCTATAAACTTgttatccaccatcttttgcaaaaacattctaAAAGTTACACACTTTTTCACAGATCTTCCTTCTTTACTCTGACATAAACAAAGTGCATTAGTGGGGCAAACAGCCTCTTGCCCTATCCGACCTGCCGCAATAAGTTCATTGAACACCCAATCTAAAGACATTTGTTCAAAATCCACCTCATTCGTCCCTTCTTCTATCATTCCGACAttgttacccccatgattgggcaaagggttcccttgaattcctggttgtttatcatcaaatgctagccatccggcttctcttagtgtttgaaccttatttttgaatgcccaacaacGTTCAATAGTGTGCCCGGGAGTGTTAGCGTGATATGCACACTTGGCTtcggggtcataccattgtggaaaAGGTGCCGTAACGACCGTTCCAGGAATGACTGAAACTAAGTTCCTCtccatcaattgtgggaataattcTGAGTATGTCATTGGAATAGGATCTATCCTTCTCATATTTCTCTGGATGCCTCTATCATGAGTTCGCATATTCGGTTGGGCGGGCATGGCCCCGGAAGGAACAACTTGGGGTCTACCTCCCGTATGAACAGTCTGATTGACAGAGGGCTCGAAAACAAAATTCCTCCTAGCCCCTTGGCCATGCTCTCTTTGATATTGTTGTCTTTGAACCATCTGgacctcttcttcctttttcttgctTGTCCACTTCTTGCCTAGACCAGTCTCTGTACTAATACTTTTAGTTCtcccgactttgatggccgtctcaatcctctctccggtagaaacaatgtccatgaagtcatggggggttgcccctaggagatgcccgaagtaaggatctttcaaggtattcacaaatagggaaatagcctccctatcttccaccggaggatTGACCTGGACAGACATGTCCCTCcacctatatgcatattctctaaatgtttcggtggGCTTCATTTGCATACTCTGCAAGGTCATACGATCGGGTGCCATTTCTATAACATGGCGGTATTGAGCTATAAAAGAATTAGCCAGATCTTTCCATGTGCGGATCCGAGTCCGATCTTGTTGAATATACCACCTGATAGCTGCCCCTGTCAAGctgtcttgaaagcaatgcatcattagtctcTCATTATCGGAATgggcagccattttttggcaatacaggcgcaggtgagttcgaggacaattagttccattaaatttttcaaaatctggtactttgaattttggtggcagggtgacctttggcacgaggcacaAATCATTGGGATCTACAGAATCGAATGTATTGGATCCTTCAATAGCTTTCAGACGTTCCTCTAGTACATCGTATCGACGTTCAGTTTCAGATCTGTTCACCCCCAAATCAGAAGCTACTAATGGGGGAGTCCCCactactggaaacccctgtgctggtaTATTAGGGATGAACGGGGGTATACTTGGCATTGAACCCTCCATGACGCCAGGTAGTGGAACTGACGTTTGCCCATGTACTGGggtaaaccctggaggatgagtaggatCCATATCTGTCTCCGGATCATTCTGcactgcttttcctttgttcgtcaacaattccaggatcttgctcattttttcattcaattcttcttgtccttgctctatacccaggactctaccttccaattgttcactcatttcttttgcccttctcctggtattgtattgatgcgtgacagtctcaatgttgcttgcttaGACAAATTTTGtcgctaggcactgcaaaccaaaactttccctttttagaatcgtgaatgcatagatatgaatgcatgaaatgcaatGGTCTTTTCAAGACGTGTAAATTTCACAAATATGAAACATATGTATGCAACCTAATGCACTCCAATCAAGGTTCATGGAAGAgatcatcatcatttttagaaaataaaatctgcTTTTCATTAATAGAATCCTTTCATACAATAACAAATCCAACCGAATATTAAATCAAAATCTGCTCATGATTGCACAATCTCTGCATTTTGCTGTGTCGACTTTTTATGCAAAGCCCGAAACTTGGCCTCCCAGTAGTCCGCTTTCATTATGCACGGCTCAATCTTTTCCAGTACTTGATTATACTTGCTTCTCTGCTCATCCCCCTGCCTCTCCAACTCTTGTATGTAGAGCGATTTCTTTTTAACTTCGGTATGGGCATCTTCTAACATTTGAGATTTCTGTCCAAGTGCTGCTCGAAGCCTTCGTCTTTCCTTCCTTAGAGCCAcgacctcttcttctgattgtATGTACCGAATCCTTTGTCGCTTGATTTCTTTGCGATAGACAGAGACTAGAGCCTCCTTTTGCTGATTCCCCACTTCTGCTCTTGCATCTCCTTTTTCTACTGGGCATGGATCCCCTTGTGGCTTCAATTGCATGCATGCGCTTGGTGATTTAATATGTTCAATAACGATTTCTGGGATTCTTTTGAGTTGGGGGTTTACCCGGTTTTCTCGCCATGCTTCATAATTTCCTTGGACTGTGGCAATTCCATCACTCGGGTCTATTAGGTTCACATGCTTCCATGCCACCATAAATTTTCTAATCTGGTTTCGAGTGTCTCCTGTTTCATATGCAAAGTCTGAGTCAGCCAATCCATGAGTCATAGGCACAAACTGAGATGCCCCCAATTGCCTTCTGACCATCAAAGGGGCATATGCTATCCCTCCCCATGGGCCTAGTAATGGAACCCATGGAAGATTTCCACACCGATATATCATGTTAGAGCGGACCATCCATGGCGCCAGCCAAGTTACCCCTGAGTCGATCAAGCCACACATTTTTGTGTTCCATTTAGATTTAtctaactgctccttcaattggGTATCCTCAAATTCAGCCAAAGGGATTCGGATCATTGAGAAAATACTACGGAAGCCCCCTTTGTTAGACGATAAGTGACCTACCATCCAGACATATAACAGCTGCACACAACATTTTAAACGTTCTCTCCTCCTGATTCTGCAGTTGTTGAGTGATCTGAAGGTTTCTGCCAGGATGCCTTGAACGGGATTAATCCCGTTACGTACTTGTGCTACAAACGAAACAGTAGCTTGATCGATCATGTTtagttcttttggaaaaatgatcAAACCGTAAATAGCTAATGCCATCATATGTATTTgaacctcttctttttcttctttttcgatTATTTCTTTCAACTGCTTCCAAGAGATTTTCCTTACTTCTGCACCTCCCTCTGAGAATGTTTTCTGGATTTTGACCCCGACAGCATCGTACATCTCCTTCACGAACGAAACACTAGCATCATGCACATAAGGTTTGTATGGTGTCTGTAACTTGACTAGATGCAAAAGCGAAGTATACTCCTCGATGGTTGGTGTCAAGTCGATACCGTTCATTGTAAAGCAACGATATGGTGGATTCCAGAACTCGACCAGTGCTTTTATGGCAGGGATATTTACCGATACATGCAACAAGAAACCAATGTGCCCAtatgtttgagagaattttaaacgGCGTGCCGGGGTCCATTCCTTCCAAATGACTTTTAGCTCATCTAACGGATTGGATCTTATGTTGATGAAAGTCCGGGCTGGTAGTTCGATGATAGATTTCTGAGTAAGACTGTCACCCCACTTGTTCTGTTGACTTTCTGAATATTGTTGTACTGTGGACTCAATCTCATGGTAAGCCATTGTGTTCTCCATGAATGATTCAGATCTCTTATAGAACCTTGATGAAGTAGACAGGATGCCTATGTGAATGCAACATGTTAGTAAAGGTATCATACAACTCAAAACAATGCATGCAGTCATGACACCAAACTGAAAATAATGAAACTTATATCCTCCACCCGAGGTAGACTTATATAAAAGATTCTCCAAGACTCTATCTTATGCATGGGGTGTTTATGCATGTGTGTACTTAGTGCACAAATACATGTCAATAGGGATATTAACATGTATGTGACCTATCGGGCATGAttacgtgtgaaattatgcatgaatgcatggatgcaatgtaacctaactaactactttgttagctttctaggaaaagtcccactaatgagagatttcaataCAATCATTGCtgggccacaatttaaattcaactcttccctcaatcggtccatgtatctcagattctatgaagggtcaaattatgatctgagatTGAGGTTGACCCAAGTtggtcaacccattggatttgtttggtgcggacttgtggactttagtgtgcacttgggcctcaagtattttaaaatatgggtttcaatatacttcatgatgggatcaggccctaattttaaaaggatttgggcttggattgtttagaaaatatgggcttggatttttagggtaataaggccgaagcccatttatggaaatctggatttgacccattttgaaaatcaggcctggaccgagtttttacttaggaaaaggttgggcctatacttgttatttctcaaaaaaattgggcccgagttatttgaaaagggttgggccgacccatattttaaaatgcttgggccaagtgctccattttttgaaaggatgggtcttggtctcattattgggctttttcagaatactaactaagtagtatgtatgtctaaatgtatgtcaaatgcatgatataatacaaagtatttcacatatatgcaacacactattcatggagaatGATGTGGCTcttgtcccaacctagggtaggtacgtatgtatagggttcttcatggctctaccctagttaaggaagactatagacaagtatgtgtgggtaggttctaaccctattgacaaaaggttcccagtttggaatttcatcctcccccattggggtccggataaaacccatactgagtggagtggttcgcgggtcccatcaagctctgccacgaagggactgacgctattacactcctatctagtcctagtaaggaaagctcgggtatagagcgtgagagtgtgtgaattcaattttttaacctaatcccgctatccccacatttattcacatgctataaacaatatggaaacaagatatctaccattaatatatatattcaaaagataaggaaacacaatatatgcaattaatatgtttattcacaaaaatttggagacaaaaaataaggaaacaaaatttttttttttttattaattaaggttattcacaaattatggaagtaaaatatttacaattaatcaaggttatttatgaattactatatttgcaaaataaggagtaattaaaagatttatcaaattagaccttgggataatttctaattaaataatggctcgactctctaagtccccagcggagtcgccaagctatcgcggcgtcccaggagcgcgtgtgccccgggcggcgaaattaaaattattttaatattttgaggaaaaatatggtgtaggagtcgccactaacctttagtacggttagaacacatgatcactaccccgttaggggtagaatcggtctacattaccagagttggggtcgggagttcggttacgcgaggggaaggtacgagcaccccctacgcgcccgttcttaagaacggcacctaattaatttaaaattatccttaagttaatctaataaatctttacattactcctttttatgaatttataaatacataggaaaataaataaatatatacatatattccctcagagcttagggtacgtgatgcccaaaggctaataccccttgcaattaaatcatagggataaataattaagaaaatacaccccaaaattttgaaattatatagtaaaattttataggaaaatactagtatgggaggttttaatatatatattaataagataataaactaagaaattaaattaccataatacgtgtaataataatagggatataataataaattgctataatacctAATGACATGTCCTAATAATAAAtccacctaatagatagtaatgatatacacacaaaaataagaatgataatataatactaaacttataacaataacgataataataataacaataataataatactaataacagtaatactaataatgacataccacacgtaataataataataataataataa
This genomic stretch from Malania oleifera isolate guangnan ecotype guangnan chromosome 3, ASM2987363v1, whole genome shotgun sequence harbors:
- the LOC131151338 gene encoding uncharacterized protein LOC131151338; this encodes MENTMAYHEIESTVQQYSESQQNKWGDSLTQKSIIELPARTFINIRSNPLDELKVIWKEWTPARRLKFSQTYGHIGFLLHVSVNIPAIKALVEFWNPPYRCFTMNGIDLTPTIEEYTSLLHLVKLQTPYKPYVHDASVSFVKEMYDAVGVKIQKTFSEGGAEVRKISWKQLKEIIEKEEKEEVQIHMMALAIYGLIIFPKELNMIDQATVSFVAQVRNGINPVQGILAETFRSLNNCRIRRRERLKCCVQLLYVWMVGHLSSNKGGFRSIFSMIRIPLAEFEDTQLKEQLDKSKWNTKMCGLIDSGVTWLAPWMVRSNMIYRCGNLPWVPLLGPWGGIAYAPLMVRRQLGASQFVPMTHGLADSDFAYETGDTRNQIRKFMVAWKHVNLIDPSDGIATVQGNYEAWRENRVNPQLKRIPEIVIEHIKSPSACMQLKPQGDPCPVEKGDARAEVGNQQKEALVSVYRKEIKRQRIRYIQSEEEVVALRKERRRLRAALGQKSQMLEDAHTEVKKKSLYIQELERQGDEQRSKYNQVLEKIEPCIMKADYWEAKFRALHKKSTQQNAEIVQS